From Bacteroidota bacterium, the proteins below share one genomic window:
- a CDS encoding YegP family protein, producing the protein MIQNPKYVLRQGSNNQFYWILTARNGEPILKSQMYGSKQGAAVGIQSSRNNVSDRNFDRKTATNGQYYFNQVATNGEVIGTSEMYVTIAAREVGIQSVKTNAPIAAFEDLTIKVF; encoded by the coding sequence ATGATTCAAAATCCAAAGTACGTATTAAGGCAGGGTTCCAATAATCAATTTTATTGGATACTCACAGCAAGGAATGGTGAGCCCATACTGAAAAGTCAAATGTATGGTTCAAAACAAGGTGCCGCTGTTGGAATTCAAAGTAGCAGGAACAATGTCTCAGACCGAAATTTTGACCGTAAAACTGCCACCAATGGCCAGTATTACTTCAATCAGGTTGCAACAAATGGCGAAGTCATTGGAACGAGTGAAATGTATGTAACGATTGCAGCACGTGAAGTGGGCATTCAGTCAGTGAAAACAAATGCTCCAATAGCAGCATTTGAAGATTTAACAATTAAAGTATTCTAA
- a CDS encoding ImmA/IrrE family metallo-endopeptidase: MNHFPERLKNARKMRGFSLQELSDVMNQAISKQDLNRLETGIKKPDSEIVSQLCSALNVTVDYFFRNPSVSLEQVEFRKLKKLPVREKEKVKSQTVEYLERYLELENLLGIDNELPFTPRAFKIKPGKEIEGISSAATTMREDILKIGSDPIFNIYELLEEKNIKVFRTEVDPSFSGMSTTIENKIGVIVYNDNNDLPIVRKRFTLLHELGHLFLDLTEFDEKHSEKLCDAFAGAMLLPEDKLMEYFGGRRETVYVKELRLIKSYFGISLLAIMYRAKALNLISEHYLKYFCIKYNQFFKKEEGEGYDGIEKSNRFIQLLIRAVAQEVISTTKAAALNNQILGDFREQYLDADKK; encoded by the coding sequence ATGAACCACTTCCCTGAAAGGTTAAAGAATGCTCGCAAAATGCGTGGCTTCTCACTTCAGGAGTTATCTGATGTGATGAATCAGGCTATATCCAAACAGGATTTAAATAGGCTTGAAACAGGTATAAAAAAACCTGATAGTGAAATTGTTTCTCAACTCTGTTCTGCTCTCAATGTAACTGTAGATTACTTTTTCAGAAATCCATCCGTATCCCTTGAACAGGTTGAATTTCGGAAGTTAAAAAAGCTACCGGTTCGTGAAAAGGAAAAAGTTAAAAGCCAAACTGTAGAATATCTTGAACGATACCTTGAGCTTGAAAATTTATTAGGTATTGATAACGAATTGCCATTTACTCCTCGTGCATTTAAAATTAAGCCGGGTAAGGAAATTGAAGGCATCTCAAGTGCAGCCACCACTATGAGAGAAGATATATTGAAAATCGGAAGTGACCCCATTTTCAATATATATGAACTTCTTGAAGAAAAAAACATTAAGGTGTTTAGAACAGAAGTTGACCCTTCTTTTTCAGGAATGTCTACTACAATTGAAAATAAGATTGGTGTCATCGTTTATAACGACAATAATGATTTACCAATTGTACGGAAACGCTTTACCCTTTTGCATGAATTAGGACATTTATTTCTTGACCTTACTGAATTTGATGAGAAGCATAGCGAAAAACTATGTGACGCATTTGCAGGGGCTATGCTTCTGCCGGAAGATAAATTAATGGAGTATTTTGGTGGAAGACGAGAAACCGTTTATGTGAAGGAGCTACGGTTGATTAAAAGCTATTTCGGCATATCACTACTTGCAATCATGTACCGTGCAAAAGCTCTTAACTTGATTTCAGAACATTACCTAAAATACTTCTGCATAAAATATAATCAGTTTTTTAAAAAGGAAGAAGGGGAAGGTTATGATGGAATAGAAAAGTCAAATAGATTTATTCAGCTTCTTATCCGGGCAGTTGCACAAGAAGTTATTTCAACAACCAAAGCTGCGGCATTGAATAACCAGATTCTTGGTGATTTCCGTGAACAATATCTTGATGCTGACAAAAAATGA
- a CDS encoding helix-turn-helix transcriptional regulator yields MLGERLKQYREAKGLLQRQVAAELEVDTAYISKVESDEKLVSRLHLGKLAKVLGASEGELNALWLADKVFYMVKDEAAGLKAINYAEEELLKLKKSKR; encoded by the coding sequence ATGTTAGGAGAACGATTAAAGCAATACCGGGAAGCCAAGGGCTTACTTCAACGGCAGGTGGCAGCCGAACTGGAGGTGGATACAGCCTATATCAGCAAGGTGGAAAGTGATGAAAAGCTGGTGAGCCGCTTACACCTCGGTAAACTGGCAAAAGTACTTGGGGCTTCTGAGGGTGAATTAAACGCTCTTTGGCTGGCGGATAAGGTGTTTTACATGGTAAAAGATGAAGCTGCCGGACTCAAGGCTATTAATTATGCTGAGGAAGAACTTTTGAAATTAAAAAAATCGAAACGATAA